GTATTAAAATGCTGATAACAGGGAGGTAGTCAAAATGGCAATGGATGTAATCGATTATGAGATCTTTGGTTCAGAGATGCAGTTTGTAGAGGTGGAGCTTGATCCGGGTGAGGCAGCCATCGGTGAGGCCGGGGTCATGATGTACATGCAGGATGGCATCCAGATGGACACGGTCTTTGGCGACGGGTCCCAGCAGACAAGCGGTTTCATGGGCAAGCTGCTGGGGGCCGGCAAGCGGTTGCTGACTGGTGAAAGTCTGTTCACCACTGTCTTTCACAACGAGAGCAGCGGCAAGCGGCGGGTGGCCTTTGCAGCCCCCTATCCCGGCAAGATTGTGCCTGTCCAACTGACTGATATCGGCGGCACGCTGATCTGCCAGAAGGACTCATTCCTCTGTGCCGCCAAAGGGGTCTCCCTTGGCATCGCCTTTCAGAAAAAGATCGGCACCGGCCTGTTCGGGGGTGAAGGCTTTATCATGCAGAAGCTTGACGGCGACGGCATGGCGTTTATCCATGCGGGCGGCACCCTGCACGAACGGACACTTGCCCCTGGGGAAACGCTGCGTGTTGATACCGGCTGCGTGGTGGCATTTCAGCCGTCGGTTGATTTTGATATCCAGTTTGTCGGCAAGATCAAGTCGGCCGTCTTTGGCGGCGAAGGCCTGTTCTTTGCCACTTTAAGCGGGCCGGGCAAGATCTGGCTGCAGTCCCTGCCGCTGTCCCGTCTGGCAAA
Above is a window of Trichlorobacter lovleyi SZ DNA encoding:
- a CDS encoding TIGR00266 family protein, with amino-acid sequence MAMDVIDYEIFGSEMQFVEVELDPGEAAIGEAGVMMYMQDGIQMDTVFGDGSQQTSGFMGKLLGAGKRLLTGESLFTTVFHNESSGKRRVAFAAPYPGKIVPVQLTDIGGTLICQKDSFLCAAKGVSLGIAFQKKIGTGLFGGEGFIMQKLDGDGMAFIHAGGTLHERTLAPGETLRVDTGCVVAFQPSVDFDIQFVGKIKSAVFGGEGLFFATLSGPGKIWLQSLPLSRLANRIVMSAPATGGRSADQSSLLGAGVLGGILGSSDD